From the genome of Malus sylvestris chromosome 6, drMalSylv7.2, whole genome shotgun sequence, one region includes:
- the LOC126626857 gene encoding protein C2-DOMAIN ABA-RELATED 4-like produces MMTDSPKTPAKGSCKSLMENLLGLLRIRVKRGVNLAVRDVRSSDPYVVIKMGKQKLKTRVIKKDVNPEWNEDLTLSVTDPSIPIKLTVYDHDTFSKDDKMGDAEFGISTYIEALKMNLEGVPSGTIVTRIQPSRANCLAEESCILWKDGKVVQDMCLRLRNVECGEVEIQLQWIDLPGSKGL; encoded by the exons ATGATGACAGACTCACCAAAGACACCGGCGAAAGGCAGTTGCAAGTCACTCATGGAGAATTTGCTCGGTCTTCTCCGAATCCGCGTCAAACGCGGTGTTAATCTCGCCGTCCGCGACGTCCGTAGCAGCGATCCCTACGTCGTGATCAAGATGGGTAAACAG AAACTGAAGACTCGTGTAATTAAAAAGGATGTTAATCCAGAGTGGAATGAAGATCTTACTCTTTCTGTCACAGACCCCAGTATCCCAATCAAGCTG ACTGTGTATGACCATGATACATTCAGCAAGGATGACAAAATGGGGGATGCAGAATTCGGCATCTCAACTTACATAGAGGCATTGAAGATGAACTTGGAAGGGGTCCCAAGCGGCACGATAGTGACGAGAATACAACCAAGCAGGGCAAACTGTCTAGCTGAAGAGAGCTGCATCCTGTGGAAGGATGGGAAGGTGGTGCAAGACATGTGCCTCAGATTGAGAAATGTTGAATGCGGCGAGGTCGAAATCCAGTTGCAATGGATTGACCTTCCTGGTTCCAAGGGATTATGA
- the LOC126627145 gene encoding probable auxin efflux carrier component 1c, giving the protein MITLSDFYHVMTAVVPLYVAMILAYGSVKWWKIFTPDQCSGINRFVALFAVPLLSFHFISTNDPYNMNTRFIAADTLQKLIVLTVLGIWTKVSKRGCLEWTITLFSVSTLPNTLVMGIPLLKGMYGDFSGSLMVQIVVLQCIIWYTLMLFMFEYRGARLLISEQFPDTAGSIVSIHVDSDIMSLDGRQPLETEAEIKEDGKLHVTVRKSNASRSDILSRRSQGLSSTTPRPSNLTNAEIYSLQSSRNPTPRGSSFNHTDFYSMMAAGRNSNFGANDVYGMSASRGPTPRPSNFEEDGGGGAVSSATGNKPRFYHGGQNNAVAHYPAPNPGMFSPTASRTVTANANSNAMNAKRANGQAQKTEDTNGGKDLHMFVWSSSASPVSDVFGSNEYGGAAHDHKEVKLAVSPGKVEGRRENQEEYLEREDFRFGNRDQMNMNNEAEKGGDGIGKAKVMPPTSVMTRLILIMVWRKLIRNPNTYSSLIGLTWSLVSFRWHVQMPAIVAKSIAILSDAGLGMAMFSLGLFMALQPKIIACGNSVAAFAMAVRFLTGPAVMAAASIAVGLRGTLLHVAIVQAALPQGIVPFVFAKEYNVHPDILSTGVIFGMLIALPITLVYYILLGL; this is encoded by the exons ATGATTACATTATCCGACTTCTACCACGTCATGACGGCGGTGGTGCCGCTCTACGTGGCCATGATCTTGGCCTACGGCTCCGTGAAGTGGTGGAAGATCTTCACCCCCGACCAGTGCTCCGGCATCAACCGCTTCGTCGCCCTCTTCGCCGTCCCCCTCCTCTCCTTCCACTTCATCTCCACCAACGACCCTTACAACATGAACACCCGCTTCATTGCCGCCGACACCCTCCAGAAGCTGATCGTCCTCACCGTCCTCGGCATCTGGACCAAAGTCAGCAAAAGGGGCTGCCTGGAATGGACGATCACTCTCTTCTCCGTCTCCACTCTGCCCAACACTCTGGTCATGGGAATCCCATTGCTCAAGGGAATGTACGGCGATTTTTCCGGGAGTTTGATGGTGCAGATCGTCGTCCTCCAGTGCATTATCTGGTACACTTTGATGCTTTTCATGTTCGAATACCGAGGAGCAAGACTCCTCATCTCGGAGCAGTTTCCCGACACTGCGGGATCCATTGTCTCCATCCACGTCGACTCCGATATTATGTCGCTCGACGGAAGACAGCCCCTCGAGACTGAAGCGGAGATCAAGGAGGACGGCAAACTCCACGTCACTGTCAGAAAATCAAACGCTTCGCGCTCGGATATTTTATCGCGGCGATCTCAGGGGCTGTCGTCCACCACCCCGCGGCCGTCGAATCTCACTAATGCGGAGATTTACTCCCTGCAGTCTTCGAGAAATCCGACGCCGAGAGGGTCAAGTTTCAACCACACGGACTTCTACTCCATGATGGCTGCCGGAAGGAACTCGAATTTCGGAGCTAACGATGTTTATGGGATGTCTGCGTCCAGAGGGCCGACTCCACGGCCATCAAATTTCGAGGAAGACGGTGGCGGCGGCGCTGTCAGCTCCGCTACTGGAAATAAGCCACGGTTTTACCACGGCGGACAGAATAATGCAGTGGCGCATTACCCGGCCCCAAACCCAGGGATGTTTTCTCCGACGGCGTCCAGAACCGTCACCGCTAATGCTAATAGCAATGCCATGAATGCAAAGAGAGCTAATGGGCAAGCTCAGAAAACAGAGGACACCAATGGCGGGAAGGATCTTCATATGTTTGTTTGGAGCTCAAGTGCTTCTCCTGTTTCAGATGTGTTTGGAAGCAATGAATACGGTGGTGCTGCCCATGATCACAAAGAAGTAAAATTGGCTGTGTCTCCAGGAAAAG tggaggggaggagagagaatcaGGAAGAGTATTTGGAGAGAGAAGATTTCAGATTTGGAAACAGAGATCAGATGAACATGAACAATGAGGCTGAGAAAGGAGGGGATGGGATTGGAAAAGCCAAAGTGATGCCTCCAACAAGTGTGATGACAAGGCTAATTCTCATCATGGTTTGGAGAAAACTCATTAGAAACCCAAACACTTACTCCAGCTTGATCGGCCTCACTTGGTCTCTAGTCTCATTCAG GTGGCACGTTCAAATGCCAGCCATTGTAGCGAAGTCCATCGCCATACTATCTGATGCAGGACTTGGCATGGCCATGTTCAGCCTCG GTTTGTTTATGGCTTTGCAGCCAAAGATCATAGCATGTGGAAACTCCGTTGCAGCTTTTGCCATGGCTGTGAGATTCCTTACAGGTCCAGCTGTCATGGCAGCTGCTTCCATTGCTGTTGGCTTAAGAGGCACTCTCTTACATGTTGCCATTGTACAG
- the LOC126626643 gene encoding translocon at the outer membrane of chloroplasts 64-like — MASQAANLWVLLGLGLAGILLVTRKLTKTIREDFGAFIERLQLLPPPQPAPPKAPHPLTGLTFAVSDVFEIEGHVTGFGHPDWGRTHDAASRTSPVVSTLVEGGATCTGITVVDELAYSITGENKHYGTPTNPAASSRTPGGSSSGAAVAVAADLVDFSLGLDTVGGVRVPAGSCGIIGFRASHGSVSHAGFIPVSTSLDTVGWFARDPSVLRRVGHVLLQLPYAVSRSPRQIVIADDCFQEVKIPIDRIVQVVIKSTEKLFGKQVLKHENLRDYFNSKIPSLKEFHGQKTNGEVKTSSLKLLANVVQFLQRHEFRHNHGEWIDSVKPVLESATSMQICGPLEASDEEIEICKSIRNELQAAVSSLLKDDGILVIPTIADPPSKLGGKEMLSEDFRSRAFGLLSIASLSGCCQVTVPLGFHDKCPVSVSFIAKHGGDRFLLDALHTMYTSLQEQADIASKSKSSKNALTKEQSAEIAKEKGNRAYKDKDWQKAIGFYSEAIKLSGNNATYYSNRAQAYLEVERFIQAEADCTKAINLDKKNVKAYFRRGTAREMLGYYKEAIEDFRHALVLEPTNKRAAAAADRLRKLFQ; from the exons ATGGCGTCTCAGGCCGCCAATCTGTGGGTCCTGCTGGGTTTGGGTTTGGCTGGAATTCTCCTGGTGACAAGGAAGCTGACGAAGACCATCAGAGAAGACTTTGGCGCCTTTATTGAGCGGCTTCAGCTTCTTCCTCCGCCGCAGCCTGCTCCTCCCAAGGCTCCGCATCCCCTCACCGGCCTCACCTTCGCCGTCTCCGACGT ATTTGAAATTGAGGGACATGTAACTGGTTTTGGTCATCCTGATTGGGGAAGAACACATGATGCAGCTTCTCGGACATCGCCTGTGGTTTCCACTCTTGTCGAAGGAGGTGCCACATGCACTGGGATAACTGTTGTGGATGAATTGGCTTATAG TATTACTGGAGAAAATAAGCATTACGGTACCCCCACCAATCCAGCAGCATCTTCCAGAACACCAGGTGGATCCTCTAGTGGAGCTGCCGTGGCTGTAGCCGCTGATCTTGTTGATTTTTCACTCG GCCTTGATACTGTTGGTGGCGTTAGAGTACCTGCTGGGTCTTGTGGCATCATTGGATTCCGAGCTTCGCATGGCTCTGTTTCTCATGCTGGATTTATACCTGTTTCTACAAGTCTGGATACTGTTG GATGGTTTGCTAGGGATCCAAGTGTCCTGCGTCGTGTTGGACACGTGCTGCTGCAACTTCCTTATGCAGTTTCACGCAGTCCAAGACAAATTGTAATAGCTGATGATTGCTTTCAAGAAGTAAAGATTCCCATTGATAGGATTGTTCAAGTGGTTATCAAATCCACTGAGAAGCTTTTTGGAA AACAAGTGTTGAAACATGAAAATCTTAGGGACTATTTCAATTCAAAAAttccaagcttgaaagagtttcaTGGCCAGAAGACAAATGGTGAAGTAAAGACTTCATCCCTCAAATTGCTTGCCAATGTTGTGCAGTTTCTTCAAAG GCATGAGTTCAGACATAATCATGGGGAGTGGATTGATTCGGTGAAGCCTGTTTTGGAGTCTGCTACTTCAATGCAAATATGTGGGCCACTGGAGGCATCCGATGAGGAGATTGAGATATGCAAGTCAATTAGGAATGAATTACAGGCAGCTGTCAGCTCTCTATTGAAG GATGATGGAATTTTGGTTATCCCAACTATAGCTGACCCCCCTTCGAAACTTGGTGGGAAGGAGATGCTCTCTGAGGACTTCCGCAGTCGTGCTTTTGGTCTCTTAAGTATTGCGAGCCTGTCAGGTTGTTGTCAG GTCACAGTACCTCTGGGTTTTCATGACAAGTGTCCTGTTTCAGTTTCTTTCATAGCCAAGCATGGGGGTGATCGCTTTTTACTGGATGCACTGCACACTATGTACACATCTTTACAGGAGCAGGCTGATATTGCTTCAAAATCCAAATCATCCAAAAATGCTCTCACCAAGGAACAGTCTGCTGAAATTGCCAAGGAAAAG GGAAATCGAGCATACAAAGATAAGGACTGGCAGAAGGCTATTGGCTTTTATTCTGAAGCTATCAAACTTAGTGGCAACAATGCAACGTATTACAGTAACAGGGCTCAAGCATATCTTGAAGTTGAAAG ATTCATTCAAGCCGAGGCAGATTGTACTAAAGCTATCAACCTTGACAAAAAG AATGTGAAAGCTTATTTCCGAAGAGGCACTGCAAGGGAGATGCTTGGTTATTACAAGGAGGCGATTGAAG ACTTTAGACATGCACTTGTTCTTGAGCCAACCAACAAACGAGCAGCCGCTGCTGCTGACAGATTGAGGAAGCTGTTCCAGTAG
- the LOC126626644 gene encoding uncharacterized protein LOC126626644 translates to MDDDGSDEPWEQLDVDDSDLISLSLRPCKRSASHSLKSINPPPPPNPSSSSSASPPLIRGPAGAVQAAMQRRTQIHRHGDDQNVEPIPTQEFVRRVVENGDDKDTDFAADPWLSALDYVAKQGADYPTPLGSIRMGVNTHRVAQVVAVIKSCTPNGLGDLMLTLKDPTGTIGASIHHTVLSEGDFGKSISVGAVLVLKKVAVFSPSRSACYLNITKNNMVQVISKDGRPVVTNDLPISSVNNPAPSSDSAAVTHTRFWAPQEKFPPPQESTEKIMNHLRQSSAVRGSDLNIEKHMETDHAAAPGMSCSSHEQRGSPTADVEVLSSSVKTAMPDGTTKMAIRKDRLDNEVTAAAKKANNPGVAEGDNPSSTSRPINPVEIPDDQEVGKTTGAKRPRQPLITRASLPEYTEEELDLFEFD, encoded by the exons ATGGACGACGACGGCAGCGATGAACCCTGGGAGCAACTAGACGTCGACGATTCGGACCTCATCTCTCTCAGTCTCCGCCCTTGCAAGCGCTCCGCCTCCCATTCCCTCAAATCAATTAATCCTCCGCCTCCGCCCAACCCCTCCTCGTCCTCTTCCGCCTCTCCGCCTCTCATTCGGGGCCCCGCCGGAGCCGTACAGGCCGCGATGCAGCGCAGGACCCAAATTCACCGCCACGGAGACGACCAGAACGTCGAGCCCATTCCGACCCAAGAGTTCGTTAGGAGAGTCGTCGAGAATGGTGATGATAAAGACACCGATTTCGCCGCCGATCCATGGCTTTCCGCTCTCGATTATGTTGCAAAGCAAGGCGCCGACTATCCGACGCCGCTGGGTTCCATCAGGATGGGGGTTAACACTCACAGAGTAGCTCAG GTTGTTGCTGTGATCAAATCTTGCACCCCAAATGGTCTTGGTGATCTCATGCTCACTCTCAAG GATCCTACAGGTACAATTGGTGCCAGCATCCACCACACAGTGCTTTCTGAGGGAGACTTCGGGAAGAGCATATCTGTTGGTGCAGTTTTGGTACTCAAGAAG GTTGCTGTGTTCTCTCCCTCACGCTCGGCATGCTATCTTAACATAACCAAGAACAACATGGTTCAG GTCATCTCCAAGGATGGTAGACCTGTCGTGACAAACGATCTTCCTATTTCATCAGTCAACAATCCCGCTCCCAGCAGTG ACAGTGCTGCGGTAACTCATACGAGGTTTTGGGCGCCGCAGGAAAAGTTCCCTCCGCCACAGGAAAGCACCGAAAAAATCATGAATCATCTAAGACAAAGTTCTGCGGTAAGAGGGAGCGATCTTAACATTGAGAAACATATGGAAACAGATCATGCTGCGGCGCCAGGGATGAGCTGCTCAAGCCACGAGCAGCGTGGAAGTCCAACTGCGGATGTGGAGGTTCTTTCTTCATCGGTGAAAACCGCAATGCCTGATGGAACCACAAAAATGGCAATTAGAAAAGACCGTCTTGACAACGAGGTAACTGCAGCAGCTAAGAAGGCCAACAATCCTGGAGTGGCTGAGGGTGACAATCCATCGAGCACGAGCCGACCTATCAACCCAGTTGAGATCCCTGATGATCAAGAAGTTGGGAAAACAACTGGAGCTAAAAGGCCGAGGCAGCCACTGATTACGAGAGCTTCACTCCCGGAGTATACAGAAGAAGAGCTGGATCTTTTCGAATTTGACTAG